In Anaerostipes hadrus ATCC 29173 = JCM 17467, a single genomic region encodes these proteins:
- a CDS encoding bifunctional folylpolyglutamate synthase/dihydrofolate synthase encodes MNYEEAMNFIQNTSKFGSVLGLDNIKELLERLGNPQDQLKVVHIAGTNGKGSTLAFLAGIFRESGYRAGRYVSPASFCYEERFRINEENISKEDLCFYMEKIKKISEEMVRDGMSHPTMFEIETALSFLYFLDKKVDVVLLETGMGGRLDATNVVKKPIAVIIASIGMDHMQFLGDTIEKIAAEKAGIIKEGCPVISYNNQESVNEVIKEKAKEMHCKVTFVNSEGIRVLSESLNGESFSYRTSDGRWYEKIEIPLLGRHQINNAALALEALNTIRNYYCISEFQTEDGLRKTIWRGRIEILEKDPLVICDGAHNPDGAKSLLNFLQNNFTNRRLIYIMGVLSDKDYEQMIQILTPMAAKVYTVAPDNARALSSKDLAECVRKYHHNVEERQRLKECLEEVKQQADKEDVIIICGTLSFQNELK; translated from the coding sequence ATGAATTACGAAGAAGCAATGAATTTTATACAAAATACGAGTAAATTTGGAAGTGTTTTAGGACTTGATAATATCAAAGAATTATTAGAAAGACTTGGAAATCCACAGGATCAGCTTAAAGTGGTTCATATTGCCGGAACCAATGGAAAAGGATCAACACTTGCATTTCTTGCAGGAATCTTCAGAGAAAGTGGATATCGTGCGGGGAGGTATGTCTCCCCGGCATCTTTTTGCTACGAAGAGAGATTTCGCATCAATGAAGAGAACATTTCGAAAGAAGATCTGTGCTTTTATATGGAAAAAATAAAGAAAATTTCAGAAGAGATGGTGAGAGACGGGATGTCACATCCGACAATGTTTGAGATTGAAACGGCACTCAGTTTTCTTTATTTTCTCGATAAAAAAGTGGATGTTGTGTTATTGGAAACAGGAATGGGTGGCAGACTTGATGCAACGAACGTAGTTAAGAAACCGATCGCGGTGATCATTGCATCGATCGGAATGGACCATATGCAGTTCCTTGGAGACACGATAGAAAAGATCGCAGCAGAAAAAGCGGGAATCATAAAAGAAGGATGTCCAGTTATTTCATATAACAATCAAGAATCCGTAAACGAAGTGATCAAGGAAAAAGCAAAAGAGATGCACTGCAAGGTTACTTTTGTAAATTCGGAAGGGATCCGTGTGTTAAGTGAATCTTTAAATGGGGAGAGCTTTTCTTATCGCACATCTGATGGAAGATGGTATGAAAAGATAGAAATCCCGCTTCTTGGAAGACATCAGATCAATAATGCTGCCTTGGCATTAGAAGCATTGAATACGATAAGAAATTATTATTGTATCAGTGAATTTCAGACAGAAGATGGATTACGCAAAACAATCTGGAGAGGCAGGATTGAGATCTTAGAAAAGGACCCACTGGTCATTTGTGACGGAGCACATAATCCGGATGGAGCGAAAAGTCTGTTAAATTTTTTACAAAATAATTTTACAAATAGACGATTAATCTATATAATGGGAGTGTTATCAGACAAAGACTATGAACAGATGATACAGATCCTTACGCCGATGGCAGCAAAAGTTTATACGGTAGCACCAGATAATGCGAGGGCTTTATCAAGCAAAGATCTTGCAGAATGTGTAAGAAAATATCATCATAATGTAGAAGAAAGACAGAGACTGAAAGAGTGTCTTGAAGAGGTAAAACAACAAGCAGATAAAGAAGACGTGATCATAATCTGTGGTACATTATCATTTCAGAATGAATTAAAATAG
- the lepB gene encoding signal peptidase I, whose product MSKENADKEQKRSFKREAFSWIACIVVTILLTEFILNFVIINANIPSGSMENTIMTNDKLIALRTSYWFNDPKRGDIIIFKYPDDETEWFIKRVIALPGETVLVKDGKVYINGSKKALSEPYIKEEPVEDFGPYKVPKNGYFVMGDNRNNSNDAREWETHYVSRDEVLGKAWFRYYPSIKVIK is encoded by the coding sequence ATGAGCAAAGAAAATGCAGATAAAGAACAGAAGAGAAGTTTCAAGCGTGAGGCATTTAGCTGGATCGCATGTATTGTTGTAACGATTCTTCTGACAGAATTTATCTTGAATTTTGTAATTATCAATGCGAATATTCCAAGTGGTTCGATGGAGAATACGATCATGACGAATGATAAACTGATCGCTCTTCGAACATCCTATTGGTTTAACGATCCGAAACGTGGAGATATCATTATCTTCAAATATCCGGATGATGAGACAGAATGGTTTATTAAGCGTGTAATAGCACTTCCAGGAGAGACTGTGTTGGTAAAAGACGGTAAAGTATATATTAATGGAAGTAAGAAAGCACTCAGTGAGCCATATATCAAAGAAGAACCAGTAGAAGATTTTGGACCATATAAAGTACCAAAGAACGGGTATTTTGTGATGGGAGATAACAGAAATAATTCAAATGATGCCAGAGAATGGGAGACCCATTATGTTTCCAGAGATGAAGTCTTAGGAAAAGCATGGTTTAGGTATTACCCATCGATTAAAGTGATCAAGTAA
- the folK gene encoding 2-amino-4-hydroxy-6-hydroxymethyldihydropteridine diphosphokinase: MDQITIKDLEVYANHGLYKEEKALGQKFLVSAILSLDTKLAGVSDQMDYSVDYGKVCHRIKEILTENDFNLIECVAETVAKKLLLEFSLIRKLEIEVKKPWAPIGLPLDYVSVKIKRGWHRAYLGVGSNMGDRMEYINQAINAIEAQDDTRVVHVSSLIETKPYGGVVQDDFLNGCIAIDTLKEPEELLDFLMDVEAQAERVRTIHWGPRTLDLDILMYDDLVMNERRLTIPHKEMHKRLFVLEPLEEIAPYLMHPLLGQTITQLKEKIKEEQ, encoded by the coding sequence ATGGATCAGATTACAATCAAAGATTTGGAAGTTTATGCAAATCATGGTTTGTATAAAGAAGAGAAAGCACTTGGGCAAAAATTTCTGGTATCTGCAATTTTATCGCTTGATACGAAACTTGCAGGTGTCAGTGATCAGATGGATTATTCCGTTGATTATGGTAAAGTATGTCATAGGATCAAAGAGATCCTTACAGAAAATGACTTTAACCTGATCGAATGTGTGGCTGAAACAGTGGCGAAGAAATTATTACTTGAGTTTTCATTGATCAGAAAACTAGAGATTGAAGTAAAAAAACCATGGGCGCCGATCGGATTGCCACTCGACTATGTTTCAGTAAAGATCAAAAGAGGATGGCACAGAGCGTATCTTGGAGTAGGATCAAATATGGGAGATCGTATGGAATACATTAATCAGGCAATCAATGCGATCGAGGCACAGGATGATACAAGAGTTGTTCATGTTTCCAGTCTGATCGAGACCAAGCCATATGGCGGTGTGGTACAGGATGATTTTTTGAATGGATGTATTGCTATTGACACATTAAAAGAGCCAGAAGAACTGTTGGACTTTCTGATGGATGTTGAAGCACAGGCGGAAAGAGTCAGAACAATTCATTGGGGACCAAGAACATTAGATCTTGATATCCTGATGTATGATGATCTGGTGATGAATGAGAGAAGACTGACGATTCCACATAAAGAGATGCACAAGAGATTATTTGTATTAGAACCATTAGAAGAAATCGCCCCATATCTGATGCATCCGCTTCTTGGACAGACGATCACGCAATTAAAAGAAAAGATAAAAGAGGAACAGTAA
- a CDS encoding bifunctional chorismate mutase/prephenate dehydratase: MRDLTEIRQQIDQIDQKMLALFKERMGCSVEVAEYKRGTGKAIYDPVRERQKIDALTKDEDELIIKKSVEEMFLQMMSISRRYQYSLLSQEDAYIDQTFEEVEALDINEDTKVVYQGIPGAYQEQAMVQYFGEDVKNFSVPEFKDVVKTLDRGEADYGVLPIENTSAGTVSGIYDMILDYDICVVGEESVDVRHVLAAIPGTSLDKIEKVYSHPQGLMQCKGFLDEHPDWDQVKVANTAISAKKVADDNKPVKAAICSERAAKMYGLEILKREVNDEGNNTTRFVIMSKKKQYRKDAGKVSISFSVPHESGSLYNILTHFMFNNVSMSNIESRPLPGRKWEYGFYVDVIGNLDDPAIRNSLAGIKEETKDFKILGNF; encoded by the coding sequence ATGAGAGATTTGACGGAGATAAGGCAGCAGATCGATCAGATCGATCAGAAAATGCTTGCATTATTTAAAGAAAGAATGGGATGTTCTGTAGAAGTTGCAGAGTATAAAAGAGGAACAGGAAAGGCAATTTATGATCCTGTTCGTGAAAGACAGAAAATTGATGCCTTGACAAAAGACGAAGATGAACTTATCATTAAAAAGTCTGTCGAAGAGATGTTTCTTCAGATGATGAGTATCAGCCGAAGATATCAGTATAGTCTGTTATCACAAGAAGATGCTTATATTGATCAGACATTTGAAGAAGTGGAAGCATTGGATATCAATGAAGATACCAAAGTTGTATATCAGGGAATTCCAGGGGCATATCAGGAACAGGCAATGGTACAGTATTTTGGAGAGGATGTCAAGAATTTTTCTGTACCAGAATTTAAAGATGTTGTAAAGACTCTAGATCGAGGAGAAGCTGATTATGGAGTATTGCCAATAGAGAATACTTCAGCAGGAACAGTCAGTGGAATTTATGATATGATCCTTGACTATGACATTTGCGTCGTGGGAGAAGAATCTGTAGATGTAAGGCATGTATTGGCTGCAATTCCTGGAACGAGCTTAGATAAGATTGAAAAAGTATATTCTCATCCACAAGGATTGATGCAGTGTAAAGGATTCTTGGATGAACATCCAGACTGGGATCAGGTAAAAGTTGCAAATACAGCGATCAGCGCAAAGAAAGTAGCAGATGATAATAAGCCTGTGAAAGCTGCAATCTGCAGTGAACGTGCTGCAAAGATGTATGGACTTGAGATTTTGAAACGTGAGGTGAATGATGAAGGAAATAATACAACAAGATTTGTGATCATGTCAAAGAAGAAACAGTACAGAAAAGATGCGGGCAAAGTCAGCATCAGTTTTAGCGTGCCACATGAATCAGGATCTTTATACAATATTCTGACGCATTTCATGTTTAACAATGTCAGTATGAGTAACATTGAATCTAGACCACTTCCAGGAAGAAAGTGGGAATACGGATTTTATGTGGATGTGATCGGGAATCTGGATGATCCTGCGATCCGTAATTCCCTTGCAGGAATTAAAGAAGAAACCAAAGATTTCAAAATCTTAGGGAATTTTTAA
- a CDS encoding LTA synthase family protein: MTQTNGETKLQKFHSVMQKVLKYGIVLALIAFIVLVLMNKDQFSEKVAKGTPEHKLTKIEVTDGDKVVQKFKAVSHTMERLDIMIDRNEQTGRAGSIDLNVKDSKGKSIFHITPTLLEVDGLTDMKATMRRTLRNENKWYKVVVNQKLNKGETYTIEITGKGIKAERPLYLYTSSNMGKIYQSAKLNGVTQKNFHVRTRVWTTQIDVSAVVLTVAITLALIILILTPLKIPEKWNKRFTWALFIVNPWVAFYMVEKVFYNPISVMNKLAFGMNILWYYILFFILLLIFNRVKWALLVGDVFLYAAAIGNYFVLAFRGTPITPADIYALGTAMDVADHYVLSYDKPAIVATVVLLGLCVFACKLDTYKIFHWKKRLVALLITAIVTVGSSFFLTRVDFLSKKGVAVNFWQQKKGYLKNGYILSFLMNIQYTIVSQPDGYSPEAVDKIADKYQVTQGTNKKLKQKPNVVVIMNETFSDLNVVNKIKTNKEVMPFINSLSENTIKGHMLVSVFGGGTSNSEYEFLTGNSVSSLPLNGNAYTQFVKHKVPSLASQLKQQGYDTLAFHPYKAHGWNRDTVYPLIGFDNFLDETSMNPNGEKFRGWYSDAEDYNKIIDIFNKKKAGQPLFLFNVTIQNHGGYLIADKNFKEEIKIKDEKATDTANRYLSLIHESDRAFEKIINYFKNQKEPTIVVMFGDHQPKLEDSFYELLYGKSLNSLSLKELQKKYTVPFIIWANYDIDAKSDVENVSANYLSSLMLQQTNLKMSRYNEFLLNMRNEVPALNANGYVDKDGKNHELSENNEYTKLITQYQYLQYNSLMDKKHVSTDLFSVKDGK, encoded by the coding sequence ATGACACAGACAAATGGTGAAACGAAATTACAAAAATTTCACAGCGTCATGCAAAAAGTTCTGAAATATGGAATTGTTTTAGCATTGATCGCATTTATCGTATTGGTTTTGATGAATAAAGACCAGTTTTCCGAAAAAGTTGCAAAAGGAACACCAGAACATAAGCTGACGAAGATTGAAGTGACAGATGGTGATAAGGTTGTTCAGAAATTTAAAGCAGTTTCACATACGATGGAACGGTTAGATATCATGATCGACCGAAACGAACAGACAGGAAGAGCAGGAAGTATTGATCTGAATGTAAAAGACAGTAAAGGAAAATCTATTTTCCACATTACTCCAACACTGTTAGAGGTTGACGGACTGACAGATATGAAAGCAACGATGCGTCGTACTTTGCGTAATGAAAATAAATGGTACAAAGTAGTCGTGAATCAGAAGTTGAATAAAGGGGAAACTTATACGATCGAGATAACAGGAAAGGGTATTAAGGCCGAACGCCCATTATATCTGTATACATCAAGCAATATGGGAAAAATCTATCAGTCAGCTAAATTAAATGGTGTAACACAGAAGAATTTTCATGTTAGAACCAGAGTGTGGACGACACAGATTGATGTATCAGCAGTTGTTTTAACAGTAGCGATCACACTTGCTTTGATCATTTTAATTCTTACACCATTAAAGATTCCAGAAAAATGGAATAAGAGATTCACATGGGCATTATTTATCGTCAATCCATGGGTCGCATTTTATATGGTAGAAAAAGTATTCTATAATCCGATCAGTGTGATGAATAAATTGGCATTTGGAATGAACATCCTATGGTACTATATATTGTTCTTCATTTTATTACTGATCTTTAACCGTGTGAAATGGGCGTTGCTCGTTGGAGATGTATTTTTATATGCAGCTGCGATCGGAAACTATTTTGTATTAGCATTCCGTGGAACACCGATCACGCCGGCAGATATTTATGCACTTGGAACAGCAATGGACGTTGCAGATCATTATGTATTAAGTTATGATAAACCAGCAATCGTTGCGACGGTTGTATTATTGGGATTATGTGTGTTTGCATGTAAACTCGATACATATAAGATCTTCCATTGGAAGAAACGTCTAGTTGCATTACTGATCACAGCAATCGTAACAGTAGGAAGTTCTTTCTTCTTGACAAGAGTAGACTTTTTGTCAAAGAAAGGTGTTGCTGTAAACTTCTGGCAACAGAAGAAAGGATACTTAAAAAATGGATATATTTTAAGCTTTTTAATGAATATTCAGTATACGATCGTTTCCCAGCCAGATGGATATAGTCCAGAAGCGGTAGATAAGATCGCAGATAAGTATCAGGTAACACAGGGAACCAATAAGAAATTAAAACAGAAACCAAATGTTGTCGTGATAATGAATGAAACATTCTCAGATCTGAATGTAGTAAATAAGATCAAGACAAACAAAGAGGTTATGCCATTTATCAATAGTTTAAGTGAAAATACGATCAAAGGACATATGCTGGTATCTGTTTTTGGTGGAGGAACAAGTAATTCAGAGTATGAGTTCTTAACAGGAAACTCTGTATCATCTCTTCCATTAAACGGAAATGCATATACACAGTTTGTAAAACATAAGGTGCCAAGTCTGGCATCTCAGTTAAAACAGCAGGGATATGATACACTGGCATTCCATCCATACAAAGCACACGGATGGAACCGAGATACGGTATATCCGCTAATTGGATTTGATAATTTCTTAGATGAGACATCTATGAATCCAAATGGAGAGAAATTCAGAGGATGGTATAGTGATGCAGAAGATTACAATAAGATCATAGATATCTTTAATAAGAAAAAAGCGGGACAGCCATTATTCTTATTCAATGTAACGATCCAGAACCATGGTGGATATCTGATCGCAGACAAGAACTTTAAGGAAGAGATCAAGATCAAAGATGAGAAGGCAACAGATACAGCAAACCGTTATTTATCACTGATCCATGAATCAGATCGAGCATTCGAGAAGATCATCAACTACTTTAAGAATCAGAAAGAGCCAACGATCGTTGTAATGTTTGGAGATCATCAGCCAAAACTTGAGGATTCTTTCTATGAGCTGTTATATGGAAAATCTCTAAACAGCTTAAGTTTAAAAGAACTGCAGAAGAAATATACAGTTCCATTTATCATCTGGGCAAATTATGATATTGATGCAAAGAGCGATGTGGAAAATGTCAGTGCAAACTATTTATCAAGCCTGATGTTACAGCAGACAAACTTAAAGATGTCAAGATACAATGAGTTCTTATTAAATATGAGAAATGAAGTCCCAGCATTAAATGCCAATGGATATGTTGATAAAGATGGAAAGAACCATGAGTTATCTGAGAATAATGAATATACAAAACTGATCACTCAGTATCAGTATCTACAGTATAACAGTCTGATGGATAAGAAACATGTAAGTACAGACCTGTTTAGTGTAAAAGATGGAAAATAA
- a CDS encoding adenylosuccinate synthase — translation MVKAVVGANWGDEGKGKITDMLGETSDIIVRFQGGANAGHTIINDYGKFALHTLPSGVFYNHTTSVIGNGVALNIPVLFKEIEGIVSQGVPQPKILVSDRAQMVMPYHILFDQYEEERLGKNSFGSTKSGIAPFYSDKYAKIGFQVSELFDDDSLKEKIKAVCEKKNVLLEHLYHKPLLDPDELYNTLMEYKEMVAPYVCDTSLFLHEAIKEGKNILLEGQLGSLKDPDHGIYPMVTSSSTLAGYGAIGAGIPPYEIKKVVTVVKAYSSAVGAGAFVSEIFGDEADELRRRGGDGGEFGATTGRPRRMGWFDVVATKYGCRMQGTTDVAFTVLDVLGYLDEIPVCVGYEIDGEVTTDFPTTGKLEKAKPVLEVLPGWKSDIRGIKNYEDLPENCRKYIEFVEEKIGYPITLISNGPERHDIIRRGFED, via the coding sequence ATGGTAAAAGCAGTCGTTGGAGCCAATTGGGGAGACGAAGGAAAAGGTAAGATTACAGACATGTTGGGTGAAACATCCGATATTATCGTTCGTTTTCAGGGAGGAGCAAATGCAGGTCATACGATCATTAATGACTATGGTAAGTTTGCATTGCATACATTACCATCTGGGGTATTCTACAACCATACAACTAGTGTGATCGGTAATGGTGTGGCATTAAATATCCCTGTATTATTTAAAGAGATCGAAGGAATCGTAAGTCAGGGTGTTCCACAGCCAAAGATCTTAGTATCAGATCGTGCACAGATGGTCATGCCATATCATATTTTATTTGATCAGTATGAAGAAGAACGTTTAGGAAAGAATTCTTTTGGATCAACAAAATCTGGTATTGCACCATTTTATTCAGACAAATATGCAAAGATCGGTTTCCAGGTAAGCGAATTATTTGATGATGATTCTTTAAAAGAAAAGATCAAAGCAGTATGTGAAAAGAAGAATGTTTTATTAGAGCATTTATACCATAAACCACTTCTTGATCCAGATGAATTATACAATACATTAATGGAATACAAAGAGATGGTAGCACCATATGTATGTGATACATCTCTGTTCTTGCATGAAGCGATCAAAGAAGGAAAGAATATCTTATTAGAAGGACAGTTAGGATCATTAAAAGACCCTGATCACGGAATCTATCCAATGGTTACATCATCTTCTACATTAGCAGGATATGGTGCGATCGGAGCCGGAATCCCTCCATATGAGATCAAGAAAGTCGTTACAGTTGTAAAGGCATATTCAAGTGCTGTAGGAGCTGGAGCTTTCGTAAGTGAGATCTTTGGAGATGAAGCAGATGAACTTCGCCGCCGCGGTGGAGATGGAGGAGAATTTGGAGCAACTACAGGACGTCCAAGAAGAATGGGATGGTTTGATGTTGTAGCAACCAAATACGGATGCCGTATGCAGGGAACAACAGATGTTGCATTTACAGTATTAGACGTACTTGGATACTTAGATGAGATTCCTGTATGTGTTGGATACGAAATTGATGGAGAAGTAACAACAGATTTCCCAACAACAGGAAAACTTGAGAAAGCGAAACCAGTATTAGAAGTACTTCCAGGATGGAAATCTGATATCCGTGGAATCAAAAACTACGAAGATCTTCCAGAAAACTGCCGTAAGTACATCGAGTTCGTAGAAGAGAAGATAGGATATCCGATCACTTTGATATCTAACGGACCAGAAAGACATGATATCATCAGACGTGGTTTTGAGGATTAA
- a CDS encoding HD domain-containing protein: protein MERFQKIVWHEKYKETYERLQQLEIDRKFCGHDIEHFLSVARISYLMILEKRLPVSKDIIYATALLHDLGRADQYEKGISHEEAGAILAEEILTDCGYTREERKFMTDTILRHRDMKEESESFASIFYRADKLSRDCIHCKARQECYWPEEKKNNKYIY, encoded by the coding sequence GTGGAAAGATTCCAAAAGATCGTATGGCATGAGAAATACAAGGAGACATACGAGAGACTACAACAATTAGAAATAGATCGAAAGTTTTGCGGTCATGATATAGAACATTTTTTGTCGGTGGCAAGAATCAGTTATTTGATGATCCTTGAAAAAAGACTTCCTGTGTCCAAAGATATCATTTATGCGACAGCATTGCTTCATGATCTTGGGAGAGCTGATCAGTATGAAAAGGGAATTTCTCACGAGGAAGCGGGAGCGATTCTTGCCGAGGAGATCTTAACGGACTGTGGATATACCAGAGAAGAGAGAAAGTTTATGACAGATACGATCTTAAGGCATAGAGATATGAAAGAAGAAAGCGAAAGTTTTGCATCAATCTTTTATCGTGCAGATAAACTTTCAAGAGATTGCATCCACTGCAAAGCAAGACAGGAATGTTATTGGCCGGAAGAAAAGAAAAACAACAAGTATATATACTAG
- the folP gene encoding dihydropteroate synthase, with product MIIGNKTFDTKHHGYIMGILNVTPDSFSDGGKYDHLDAALKHADEMVRDGAAIIDVGGESTRPGYTLISDEEEIARVTPVIEALKKEFDVPVSLDTYKSGVAKAGIEAGADLINDIWGLKWDGTMAAVLAETGVASCLMHNRKDTDYKDYLNDVVADLDETMKMAKEAGIKKETIMLDPGIGFAKDLDQNLELMNHLELLNQWDVPVLLGTSRKSMIGLTLNLPSDQRVEGTVATTVSGYMKGCRFFRVHDVKENMRAMKMIEAICAK from the coding sequence ATGATTATTGGAAATAAGACATTTGATACGAAACATCATGGATACATCATGGGAATTTTGAATGTGACACCAGATTCATTTTCAGATGGAGGAAAATATGATCATTTAGATGCGGCACTAAAGCATGCTGATGAGATGGTCAGAGATGGAGCAGCGATCATTGATGTTGGAGGAGAATCTACAAGACCTGGATACACGTTGATCTCTGATGAAGAAGAGATCGCAAGAGTCACACCTGTGATCGAAGCATTAAAAAAGGAATTTGATGTGCCAGTATCCCTAGATACTTATAAATCAGGAGTTGCAAAAGCGGGAATCGAGGCTGGAGCAGATCTGATCAATGACATCTGGGGGCTTAAGTGGGATGGAACTATGGCTGCAGTTTTAGCAGAAACAGGAGTTGCTTCTTGCTTGATGCATAACCGTAAGGATACAGATTATAAGGATTATTTAAATGATGTGGTAGCAGATTTAGATGAGACGATGAAGATGGCAAAGGAAGCTGGAATCAAGAAAGAAACGATCATGCTGGATCCAGGAATTGGATTTGCCAAGGATCTTGATCAGAATTTAGAGCTTATGAACCATCTGGAGTTATTAAATCAGTGGGATGTACCAGTTCTTCTTGGAACATCTAGAAAATCCATGATCGGTTTAACGCTGAATCTTCCATCAGATCAGAGAGTAGAAGGAACTGTGGCAACAACGGTCAGTGGATATATGAAAGGATGCAGATTTTTCAGGGTTCACGATGTTAAAGAAAATATGCGTGCGATGAAGATGATAGAAGCAATTTGTGCAAAATAG
- a CDS encoding RidA family protein, whose translation MDTKIINAENAPAAVGPYCHAVEAGDFVFTSGQIGLDPQTQELKEGVAAQTKQVLANLGAVLKASDLTLDNVIKTTVFLADINDFAEINEIYEEAFGDNKPARSCVQAGALPKGALIEIEVIAVK comes from the coding sequence ATGGATACAAAGATCATCAATGCAGAGAATGCTCCAGCAGCAGTAGGACCATATTGTCATGCAGTAGAAGCAGGAGATTTCGTATTTACATCCGGACAGATCGGATTAGATCCACAGACACAGGAATTAAAAGAAGGTGTCGCAGCACAGACCAAACAGGTATTAGCGAACTTAGGTGCTGTATTAAAAGCATCAGATCTTACATTAGATAATGTTATCAAAACAACAGTGTTCTTAGCAGATATCAACGATTTTGCAGAAATCAATGAAATCTACGAAGAAGCATTTGGAGATAACAAACCAGCAAGATCTTGTGTACAGGCAGGAGCTCTACCAAAAGGAGCACTGATCGAGATTGAAGTTATCGCAGTAAAATAA